The following coding sequences are from one Eleginops maclovinus isolate JMC-PN-2008 ecotype Puerto Natales chromosome 13, JC_Emac_rtc_rv5, whole genome shotgun sequence window:
- the LOC134874994 gene encoding probable thiopurine S-methyltransferase produces the protein MLAPQADRVMALGEWEERWQNDRIGFHQPHVHKMLESNIERVLAGRTGVRFFFPLCGKAVDMKWLADMGHSVVGVEISEKAIKQFFEDNNMTYSEEPVPAIPGAKVFKGSEKNISLYQCDLYNFSSSIGGQFGAIWDRGALVAINPRDREKYAALIISLMAKDCRYLLDTLLYNPELYKGPPFLVPDEQVNSLFGNSCDVERLQSFDSLTDRQRDWGLDYLNEHVHIITPKSI, from the exons ATGCTGGCACCACAGGCGGATCGGGTCATGGCACTTGGAGAATGGGAGGAGCGCTGGCAGAATGACAGAATTGGTTTCCATCAGCCTCATGTACACAA GATGCTGGAGAGCAACATCGAAAGAGTCCTTGCAGGACGAACTGGAGTTCgcttcttctttcctctctgtgggaAAGCTGTAGATATGAAGTG GCTAGCAGACATGGGCCATTCAGTGGTAGGGGTAGAGATATCTGAAAAGGCTATAAAACAGTTCTTTGAGGACAACAATATGACCTACAGCGAGGAGCCTGTTCCTGCCATACCTGGAGCAAAGGTTTTCAAG GGCTCAGAGAAAAACATCTCCCTGTATCAATGTGACCTGTACAACTTCTCAAG TTCCATCGGAGGTCAGTTCGGGGCCATTTGGGACAGGGGAGCTCTAGTGGCCATCAACccaagagacagagaaaa GTATGCTGCACTCATCATTTCTCTTATGGCCAAAGACTGCAGATACCTTTTGGATACTCTGTTGTACAATCCTGAATTGTACAAAG GTCCTCCCTTTTTGGTGCCTGACGAGCAGGTGAACAGCCTGTTTG GAAACAGCTGTGATGTGGAACGGCTGCAGTCTTTCGAttcactgacagacagacagcgagaCTGGGGGCTGGACTACCTGAATGAACATGTACACATCATCACTCCAAAGAGCATTTAA